In Fimbriimonadaceae bacterium, the following proteins share a genomic window:
- the rpsG gene encoding 30S ribosomal protein S7 — protein sequence MPRKGPAPKRVILPDPVYGSEMMQRFINRMMLDGKKSLAEGIFYEALRICEEKAGVPANEVFDKALANVMPGVEVRPRRVGGQTYQVPMDVRPDRRRTLALRWLIGAARRRSGKTMVERLSGELLDAYNGTGTAIKKREDTHRMADANKAFAHYRF from the coding sequence ATGCCAAGAAAAGGACCTGCACCCAAGCGAGTGATTCTTCCGGATCCCGTCTACGGATCGGAGATGATGCAGCGGTTCATCAACCGCATGATGCTCGACGGCAAGAAGTCGTTGGCCGAAGGCATCTTCTACGAGGCGCTTCGCATCTGCGAGGAGAAGGCCGGCGTTCCCGCGAACGAGGTTTTCGACAAGGCGCTCGCCAACGTGATGCCCGGCGTCGAAGTGCGCCCGCGCCGCGTGGGCGGCCAGACATATCAGGTCCCGATGGACGTGCGGCCTGACCGCCGCCGGACGTTGGCCCTGCGCTGGCTGATCGGCGCCGCTCGGCGCCGCTCCGGCAAGACGATGGTCGAGCGTCTCTCCGGGGAGTTGCTGGACGCCTACAACGGCACCGGCACCGCGATCAAGAAGCGTGAGGACACGCACCGCATGGCGGACGCCAACAAGGCGTTCGCCCACTACCGTTTTTAG
- the rpsL gene encoding 30S ribosomal protein S12 has protein sequence MPTVNQLVRKGRSTPKVKSKSPALKENPQKRGVCTVVRTVTPKKPNSALRKVARVRLTNGVEVTAYIPGVGHNLQEHSVVLVRGGRVKDLPGVRYHIVRGTQQTAGTSNRKQGRSKYGTKRPKATG, from the coding sequence ATGCCGACAGTCAACCAGCTCGTGCGGAAAGGCCGATCGACGCCGAAGGTGAAATCGAAATCGCCGGCGTTGAAGGAGAACCCCCAGAAGAGGGGTGTGTGCACCGTGGTGCGCACCGTGACCCCGAAGAAGCCCAACTCGGCGCTTCGGAAGGTTGCGCGTGTGCGCCTGACCAATGGAGTCGAGGTCACGGCCTATATCCCGGGCGTGGGACACAACCTGCAGGAGCACTCGGTGGTGCTGGTGCGCGGCGGCCGTGTGAAGGACCTTCCCGGCGTGCGGTACCACATCGTGCGGGGCACCCAGCAGACGGCGGGCACGTCGAACCGCAAGCAGGGTCGAAGCAAGTACGGCACGAAGCGGCCGAAGGCCACGGGTTAA
- a CDS encoding glycosyltransferase family 2 protein — protein MKPTVSILVPSYNHAAYIGACLASVQAQTMDSWELDLVDDGSADETLARAREAAEGDPRIRLAQNPSNLGTYGTLQRALSLGSAPYVAVLNSDDLWEPEKLERQVRALEAETPAGLCYTLGVRFGDEGESDVHGDWPVGELQDPLPLLLAENRILASSVLFRRDRLRFETTCRYSGDWVALLEQTWDRFAACIPEPLTRWRVHGANTFTQSPGQVREEIRVRQAIATVGWGWITPTRPAQAVRRGLAQNALHLAAAHVFFGERLPALQSAAASIRLAGTATAWKRLAAAALPIRVARRRLWGNAPKPDPLPPAPPLELRRP, from the coding sequence GTGAAGCCAACCGTCTCCATCCTCGTCCCCAGCTACAACCATGCCGCCTACATCGGCGCCTGCCTGGCGTCCGTGCAAGCCCAAACGATGGACTCCTGGGAGCTGGACCTTGTGGACGATGGTAGCGCGGACGAGACCCTCGCCAGGGCGCGCGAGGCCGCCGAAGGCGACCCGCGCATCCGCCTGGCCCAAAACCCATCCAATCTCGGCACTTACGGAACGCTCCAGCGGGCCCTGAGCCTGGGTTCGGCCCCCTACGTCGCCGTGCTGAACTCGGACGACCTCTGGGAACCCGAAAAGCTCGAACGGCAGGTGCGCGCGCTGGAGGCCGAGACGCCCGCCGGGCTCTGCTACACCTTGGGCGTTCGGTTCGGAGACGAGGGGGAGAGCGACGTCCACGGCGACTGGCCGGTCGGCGAACTGCAGGACCCCCTGCCGCTGTTGCTCGCCGAGAACCGGATACTCGCCTCCTCGGTTCTGTTTCGGCGCGATCGCCTGCGGTTCGAGACCACCTGCCGCTACTCCGGCGATTGGGTGGCTCTCCTCGAACAGACGTGGGACCGTTTCGCGGCCTGCATTCCCGAACCTCTCACCCGGTGGCGCGTCCACGGGGCGAACACCTTCACGCAGAGCCCGGGGCAGGTGCGCGAGGAGATCCGGGTGCGCCAGGCGATCGCGACGGTCGGATGGGGTTGGATCACACCGACGAGGCCCGCCCAAGCCGTTCGCCGGGGCCTCGCGCAAAACGCGTTGCACCTGGCCGCGGCACACGTGTTCTTCGGCGAACGCCTACCCGCGCTGCAATCCGCCGCCGCCTCCATTCGGCTCGCCGGAACCGCAACGGCCTGGAAACGACTCGCCGCCGCCGCCCTGCCCATCCGCGTCGCACGAAGAAGGCTGTGGGGCAACGCCCCCAAGCCCGACCCCCTGCCACCCGCTCCCCCGCTCGAGCTGAGGCGCCCCTGA
- a CDS encoding OB-fold nucleic acid binding domain-containing protein: MGKAGFAHLSDGDAKIQGYFKKDELGETGWELYNLLDIGDHVGVVGHLFLTRTGERSIHVKELVPLSKSLHVLPLGKEKEGQQWYGLSDVEQRYRHRHLDLICNPDARDMLIKRMKITSAVRRYMDALGYLEAETPMLQVVAGGAAARPFLTHYNAYEMDVKLRISLELYLKRLICGDLPKVYEVGRVFRNEGVSNRHSPEFTMLEFYEAYTDLEGMMERVEGLFQHVAQEVFGQTRFVKRVARMHVGPVTVPDGTSEAEALAMERDRRGRDAELDFAQPWKRIDLLTAIEEALHLEPGSLAGCLKLETEGERMAAFQAQVLRGFESLPDAGDKDQLDFDAHPHFKQQVEGGGYRVFTFSGLSYLNPKEETNLGGLIEKLLEALVEDMLQEPTFVVGYPIETSPLAKKDPDNPRLTRRFEGYVLGREMCNAFSELNDPVDQTERFQQQLDERAKGDDEAHPMDEEYVYALESGMPPTGGCGIGIDRMAMALLGADVIREVVLFPTMKPE, translated from the coding sequence ATGGGCAAGGCGGGCTTCGCCCACCTTTCGGACGGCGACGCGAAGATTCAGGGCTACTTCAAGAAGGACGAGCTGGGCGAGACGGGTTGGGAGCTGTACAACCTGCTCGATATCGGCGACCACGTGGGTGTGGTCGGGCACCTCTTCCTGACCCGCACCGGGGAGCGGTCGATCCACGTCAAGGAGCTGGTTCCGCTCAGCAAGTCGCTGCACGTGCTCCCGCTCGGCAAGGAGAAGGAGGGGCAGCAGTGGTACGGACTCTCCGACGTCGAGCAGCGCTACCGCCACCGCCATCTCGACCTGATCTGCAACCCCGACGCGCGGGACATGCTGATCAAGCGCATGAAGATCACGTCGGCCGTGCGGCGGTACATGGACGCGCTGGGCTACCTGGAAGCCGAAACTCCCATGCTCCAGGTCGTCGCTGGCGGCGCGGCGGCCCGCCCGTTCCTCACGCACTACAACGCGTACGAGATGGACGTGAAGCTGCGCATCTCGCTCGAGCTGTATCTCAAGCGGCTGATCTGCGGCGACCTCCCGAAGGTTTATGAGGTCGGGCGCGTGTTCCGCAACGAGGGCGTCTCGAACCGGCATAGCCCCGAGTTCACGATGCTCGAGTTCTACGAGGCCTACACCGATCTCGAAGGGATGATGGAGCGAGTGGAAGGACTCTTCCAACACGTCGCGCAAGAGGTGTTCGGCCAAACGCGCTTCGTCAAACGCGTCGCCCGCATGCATGTGGGTCCGGTGACCGTGCCCGACGGAACTTCGGAGGCTGAAGCACTCGCCATGGAGCGAGACCGCCGCGGACGGGACGCCGAACTCGACTTCGCCCAACCCTGGAAGCGCATCGACCTTCTGACGGCCATTGAGGAAGCCCTCCACCTCGAACCAGGATCCCTCGCGGGCTGCCTCAAACTTGAAACGGAAGGGGAACGCATGGCCGCCTTCCAAGCGCAGGTCCTCCGCGGATTCGAGTCTCTGCCCGATGCGGGCGACAAGGACCAGCTCGACTTCGACGCGCATCCACATTTCAAACAACAGGTCGAGGGCGGTGGCTACCGCGTCTTCACGTTCTCGGGCCTCTCCTACCTGAATCCAAAGGAGGAGACCAACCTGGGCGGCCTGATCGAGAAGCTCCTCGAGGCGCTCGTCGAGGACATGCTCCAAGAGCCCACGTTCGTCGTCGGCTACCCGATCGAAACCAGCCCACTGGCCAAGAAGGACCCGGACAACCCACGACTGACCCGACGGTTCGAAGGGTATGTCCTGGGCCGCGAGATGTGCAACGCCTTTTCCGAGCTGAACGACCCGGTCGACCAGACCGAGCGCTTTCAACAGCAGCTCGACGAACGCGCCAAGGGCGATGACGAGGCCCACCCGATGGACGAGGAGTATGTGTACGCGCTCGAGTCCGGCATGCCCCCGACCGGTGGGTGCGGCATCGGCATCGACCGCATGGCGATGGCCTTGCTCGGTGCCGACGTCATCCGCGAGGTCGTCCTGTTCCCCACGATGAAGCCGGAATAG
- a CDS encoding type II secretion system GspH family protein: MGVRRAFTLIELLVVVTIIAILAAILFPVFAAAKESAKGTVCLSNMRQMGMAMQLYLGDYDDVWFPSLSPSDLGPQFAPVQPWFGYDNHNHALSGGFDGRIYEPATGPARPGALDPYIKGPGIIRCPSMPGAWQSAYASNYFNPGFNSPYYITNPLAAGREFGPSSKTFSIWNGRVVTTGAPASEVEEPAFTLVVWEHLAQVPVCNFLQQADWYDSPPDDPYLRNHFHFLHRDAANALWADGHAKRMTYFGLKRPMFSSLKSIYPGY, translated from the coding sequence ATGGGTGTTCGGCGCGCGTTCACGCTGATCGAACTGCTCGTGGTCGTCACGATCATCGCGATTCTCGCCGCGATCCTCTTCCCCGTCTTCGCGGCGGCGAAGGAGAGCGCCAAAGGCACGGTGTGCCTGAGCAACATGCGCCAGATGGGAATGGCCATGCAGCTCTACCTCGGCGACTACGACGACGTGTGGTTCCCCTCGCTCAGCCCGAGCGACCTCGGCCCGCAATTCGCGCCCGTCCAACCGTGGTTTGGCTACGACAACCACAACCACGCCCTCTCGGGCGGCTTCGACGGGCGGATCTACGAGCCGGCGACCGGCCCCGCGCGGCCAGGGGCGCTTGATCCTTACATCAAAGGCCCAGGCATCATCCGCTGCCCCAGCATGCCGGGCGCGTGGCAGAGCGCTTACGCATCCAACTACTTCAATCCCGGCTTCAACTCGCCCTACTACATCACGAATCCGCTCGCGGCGGGCAGGGAGTTTGGGCCGAGCAGCAAGACCTTCTCGATCTGGAACGGACGGGTCGTGACCACGGGAGCGCCCGCCTCGGAAGTGGAGGAGCCAGCCTTCACGCTCGTGGTCTGGGAGCATCTGGCCCAGGTGCCCGTGTGCAACTTCCTCCAGCAGGCCGACTGGTACGACTCGCCGCCCGACGACCCTTACCTCCGCAATCACTTCCACTTCCTGCATCGGGACGCCGCGAACGCGCTGTGGGCGGACGGCCACGCCAAACGCATGACCTACTTCGGGCTGAAACGGCCGATGTTCAGCAGCCTCAAGAGCATCTACCCCGGGTATTAG